The following coding sequences are from one Epilithonimonas vandammei window:
- a CDS encoding T9SS type A sorting domain-containing protein, which produces MKKTLLLAVFMSLSGSAQISYSSTDYADIGTSINLTTSQGIAAFNFTQAGTDITWDYSGIQGTGTDTSEFVNPTSQSNYRTIWCLYHSYYLNCNNQFNNAFNLAAPLPDDYSFGGYSISDAYVFYKKSTSQLLAKMYAVQVNLNGTNAPLIVEYTQPDVLYQFPIIYGDSYTNPNSISMNFTNLGYNLQVASTGTRQNTVEGWGKLMIPNKTFTSVLKLKSVSDHDITVTYEGNSTTQNVREVSYQWFSKDSKIPVLSVTGTETNGIFVPANAKYLYFPNLSVSETEKNRLIIYPNPVKNTIQTNITEKEILSIGVYNTEGRLVSNSFDVSYLTKGNYILKITTKNKNFIGKFIKK; this is translated from the coding sequence ATGAAAAAAACTTTATTACTTGCTGTCTTTATGAGCTTATCGGGAAGCGCTCAGATTTCTTATTCATCTACAGATTATGCGGATATAGGAACTTCCATAAACCTAACCACCTCCCAAGGTATCGCGGCTTTTAATTTTACTCAGGCAGGAACTGATATCACATGGGATTATTCCGGCATCCAGGGTACCGGAACCGACACTTCCGAATTCGTAAACCCAACTTCTCAAAGTAACTACAGAACGATCTGGTGCCTGTATCATTCTTATTACCTCAATTGCAACAACCAGTTTAATAATGCTTTCAATCTTGCAGCGCCATTGCCGGACGATTATTCTTTCGGAGGCTACAGTATCTCGGATGCCTATGTTTTTTATAAAAAAAGCACTTCTCAGCTGCTGGCCAAAATGTATGCCGTACAAGTGAATCTCAACGGGACAAATGCGCCGCTAATCGTAGAATATACGCAGCCTGATGTCCTGTATCAATTCCCAATCATATATGGAGATTCTTACACCAATCCCAACAGCATCAGTATGAATTTTACAAACCTGGGTTACAATTTGCAGGTAGCTTCCACAGGAACACGTCAGAATACGGTAGAAGGCTGGGGAAAACTGATGATTCCTAATAAAACATTTACCAGTGTCCTGAAACTTAAGTCTGTATCCGATCACGACATTACCGTGACATATGAAGGAAATTCCACCACGCAAAATGTGAGAGAAGTTTCTTATCAGTGGTTTTCCAAAGACAGCAAAATCCCCGTCCTAAGTGTTACGGGAACCGAGACCAACGGCATCTTTGTTCCTGCTAATGCCAAATATCTTTATTTTCCGAATCTAAGTGTTTCCGAAACAGAAAAAAACCGGCTCATTATCTATCCGAATCCTGTAAAAAATACAATACAAACTAATATTACAGAAAAGGAAATTCTGTCGATCGGTGTTTACAATACGGAAGGCAGATTGGTTAGCAATTCTTTTGATGTAAGTTATCTTACGAAAGGGAATTATATATTGAAAATCACTACAAAAAATAAAAATTTCATAGGTAAGTTCATTAAAAAGTAA